One Paraburkholderia kururiensis DNA window includes the following coding sequences:
- a CDS encoding DUF3455 domain-containing protein, producing the protein MKRSPAACESVAPRVCPRPRLHGMRLVVPACLASMVAACTTPPTAQMPPANDTLPEALRATPNEVLADVLTAVGDTTYTCRRNGDTLTWVATGSDATLVDPARRSVGTVAPGRYFVGYDGSYVVGRVVGEEVVAANALPWQRLVARFNAGERRGEGRFARTSSVQRVQTTGGMPPDPACGQEGVSLFVPYSATYLFYRNAEPSADNAVTRPAPKPGISVAHAMASSGVSASATATASASATASASNAAHE; encoded by the coding sequence ATGAAAAGATCGCCTGCTGCCTGCGAATCCGTCGCTCCGCGCGTGTGCCCGCGCCCACGCCTGCACGGCATGCGCCTCGTCGTGCCCGCGTGCCTCGCGTCCATGGTGGCGGCCTGCACCACGCCGCCCACCGCGCAGATGCCGCCCGCCAACGACACGCTGCCCGAAGCCCTGCGCGCCACGCCCAACGAAGTGCTCGCGGACGTGCTGACGGCCGTAGGCGACACGACCTACACGTGCCGCCGCAACGGCGACACGCTCACGTGGGTCGCGACGGGTTCGGACGCCACGCTCGTGGACCCGGCACGGCGCAGCGTGGGCACCGTGGCGCCGGGCCGCTATTTCGTGGGCTACGACGGCAGCTACGTGGTGGGTCGCGTCGTGGGCGAGGAAGTGGTGGCCGCGAACGCGCTGCCCTGGCAACGGCTCGTCGCACGCTTCAATGCGGGCGAGCGGCGCGGCGAAGGCCGCTTTGCACGCACGAGTTCGGTCCAGCGCGTGCAGACCACGGGCGGCATGCCGCCGGACCCGGCGTGCGGCCAGGAAGGCGTCTCGCTCTTCGTGCCTTATTCGGCCACGTACCTGTTCTATCGCAACGCGGAGCCTTCCGCGGACAATGCGGTGACGCGGCCCGCGCCCAAGCCTGGCATCAGCGTCGCGCATGCAATGGCATCGAGCGGCGTATCGGCCAGCGCGACCGCGACCGCAAGCGCAAGCGCGACCGCAAGCGCAAGCAATGCGGCACACGAATGA
- a CDS encoding Nramp family divalent metal transporter — protein sequence MGTPAARPARPGIKPGLTQRTTLAIGEALAGQSRGLRSMLLFAGPAVVASIAYMDPGNFATNLQAGARYGYALLWVVLAANVIAMLFQALSARLGIVTNRNLAEMSRDHFPRPVVYAMWGVSEVAAMATDLAEFLGGAIGLSLLFHLPLLVGMAVTAVVTFAILSAERRGFRPVELIIGALIAAIALSYVVELMIVPVDLGAAARGAFVPQLPDSGALAIAVAMLGATVMPHAIYLHSGLMQARAPARDDAGRRQLVRYSNREVIVALSLAGLVNMAMVIMASGAFHAGHRDVAEIGAAFHTLTPLFGAGAGVVFLVSLLASGMSSSAVGTLAGQIIMQGFTGYRIPVWLRRVVTMAPAFAVVAAGVNVTDALVYSQVALSFALPVPMIALVIFTSRRAVMGPFVNSRFMTMVAALATVVVLALNAVLLLHVFGVPVPGLPAA from the coding sequence ATGGGCACTCCCGCAGCACGACCCGCCCGGCCCGGCATCAAGCCCGGGCTCACGCAGCGCACCACGCTCGCCATCGGCGAGGCGCTCGCGGGGCAGAGCCGCGGCCTGCGCTCGATGCTGCTCTTCGCGGGGCCGGCCGTGGTGGCGTCCATCGCCTACATGGACCCCGGCAACTTCGCCACCAACCTGCAAGCCGGCGCGCGCTACGGCTACGCGCTGCTCTGGGTCGTGCTGGCGGCGAACGTCATCGCCATGCTGTTCCAGGCGCTTTCGGCGAGGCTCGGCATCGTGACGAACCGCAATCTCGCCGAGATGTCGCGCGACCACTTCCCGCGGCCCGTCGTCTATGCGATGTGGGGCGTGAGCGAAGTGGCGGCCATGGCCACCGACCTCGCCGAGTTTCTGGGCGGCGCCATCGGGCTCTCGCTGCTCTTTCATCTGCCGCTGCTCGTGGGCATGGCCGTGACCGCCGTGGTGACGTTCGCGATTCTGAGCGCCGAGCGGCGCGGCTTTCGGCCCGTCGAACTGATCATCGGCGCGCTGATTGCGGCCATTGCGCTTTCGTACGTGGTGGAACTGATGATCGTACCCGTCGATCTGGGCGCCGCCGCTCGAGGCGCATTCGTGCCGCAGTTGCCGGACTCGGGCGCGCTCGCGATTGCCGTGGCCATGCTGGGCGCCACGGTCATGCCGCACGCCATCTATCTGCACTCCGGACTCATGCAAGCCCGCGCGCCGGCCCGCGACGACGCCGGGCGCCGCCAGCTCGTACGCTATTCCAACCGCGAGGTCATCGTCGCGCTCTCGCTCGCGGGGCTCGTCAACATGGCGATGGTGATCATGGCATCGGGGGCGTTTCATGCCGGGCACCGCGACGTGGCCGAAATCGGCGCGGCGTTCCACACGCTCACGCCGCTCTTCGGGGCCGGAGCGGGCGTGGTGTTTCTCGTCTCGCTGCTCGCTTCGGGCATGTCGAGTTCCGCCGTGGGCACGCTGGCCGGGCAGATCATCATGCAGGGCTTCACGGGCTATCGCATTCCCGTGTGGCTGCGCCGCGTCGTGACGATGGCGCCCGCATTCGCGGTTGTCGCGGCGGGCGTGAACGTCACCGATGCCCTCGTCTACAGCCAGGTGGCGCTGAGCTTCGCGCTGCCCGTGCCGATGATCGCGCTCGTGATCTTCACGAGCCGCCGCGCCGTCATGGGGCCCTTCGTGAACAGCCGCTTCATGACGATGGTTGCGGCGCTTGCCACCGTCGTCGTGCTCGCGCTCAACGCCGTTCTGCTGCTGCACGTCTTCGGCGTACCGGTGCCGGGGCTGCCGGCCGCGTGA
- a CDS encoding DEAD/DEAH box helicase: protein MNSRPAPADALAGFHPAVAGWFRKRFAAPTAAQAAAWPLIRSGRSTLVAAPTGSGKTLTAFLSAIDELVREGLANATQPSVKAVPPAAKAAQRPTKTASAKPTDPAATPDAADNPAAAALPDATLVVYVSPLKALSNDIRLNLEAPLAGIADELAQRGLPPVEIRTAVRTGDTSQQERTAVRKRAPHILVTTPESLYVLLGSASGRAMLSTVRTVIVDEIHALAGNKRGCHLALSLERLDALCGRPLPRIGLSATQKPITTVARFLVGSAAAAGHVAEAGSKTERDASLDTSRNTSRDTSLNASLNTSVNAPAPRRADRTARTIRRGAKADPSTTADLPLDPEGHPIDCAIVDVGHVRERDLAIEIPPEPLEAVMANDVWERVYDRLAELVAQHRTTLVFVNTRRMAERVARHLTDRLGKEAVAAHHGSLAKEHRFDAEQRLKAGALRVLVATASLELGIDIGDVDLVCQIGSPRTIAAFLQRVGRSGHQVGAVPKGRLFPTSRDDLIECAAILDCVRRNELDRLVMPHAPLDVLAQQIVAEVAAAEWNEDALFERLRHAAPYATLTREQYDAVLRMLAEGYTGRHGVRGAWLHRDAVSRTLRGRRGSRLVALTSGGTIPDNADYAVLLEPQGVNIGTVNEDFAVESLAGDVFQLGNASYRILRVEAGRVRVEDAQGQPPNIPFWLGEAPGRSDELSAAVARLREEVEHRLAAAEPHAEGDESDEVDEGADGSERANDAHADHRATALAPAIGWLVSTLGLNEGAARQIVEYLARARAALTVLPTQHTLVMERFFDESGGMQLVIHAPFGSRINRAWGLALRKRFCRSFNFELQAAATEDAIILSLTGSHSFVLDEVWRYLRSTSAEHILIQALLDAPLFGVRWRWNATTSLALPRQTGGGKTPTPIQRMRSEDLLAAVFPDQVACLENIVGERELPDHPLVNQTVDDCLHDAMDTDGWLRLLRRIEAGEVKLVARDLPAPSPLAAEILSARPYAFLDDAPLEERRTQAVLSRRWTDPESADDLGALDADAIRSVAAEAWPLVRNADEMHEALMSLACINEREAGQCDGWSACLAALAGAGRATRMKVALGDALWVPVERLTCLEALYPQAPCEPALRPPAGHDAPWHEEDALVEVIRARLTGFGPQPVPVIARSLALPASAVALALTKLEAEGYVMRGRFTPGALEDEWCERHLLARIHRYTVRRLRREIEPVQRHDFMRFLFEWQHVSPSTRVEGRDALAAVLDQFEGWEAAAGAWEEDILPARVKDYSITWLDELCRAGKVVWARLGARARTAAGPVRATPVVLLPRRHLQHWQTLVGEADGELSARAQRVHDLLAQHGAMFFDELAQHAHLLPVELENALGELVAAGLANADGFAGLRALIKPVAKRNAYYGSRRPRGAGALIGGMEDAGRWALLRRPAASTAATAATAQSESTDSATLARKPQTEPEVLEHVAITLLRRYGVVFWQLLAREAPWLPPWRDLLRVLHRMEARGHVRGGRFIEGLSGEQFALPEAIPLLREVRRHADDGVLVSIAATDPLNLVGTVLAGEKVPAVAGNRVLFRDGVPVATLVAGSFDYLGDFDPTTKNQMRMRLAQRY from the coding sequence ATGAACTCTCGTCCCGCTCCCGCCGACGCGCTCGCCGGCTTCCACCCCGCGGTGGCCGGCTGGTTTCGCAAGCGCTTCGCGGCGCCCACCGCGGCGCAGGCCGCGGCGTGGCCGCTCATCCGCAGCGGACGTTCCACGCTGGTGGCCGCGCCCACGGGCTCGGGCAAGACGCTCACGGCGTTCCTCTCGGCCATCGACGAACTCGTGCGCGAAGGGCTCGCGAATGCGACGCAGCCTTCGGTTAAGGCAGTGCCGCCTGCGGCTAAGGCTGCGCAGCGTCCGACAAAGACCGCGTCTGCGAAGCCAACCGATCCGGCCGCGACTCCCGACGCCGCCGACAACCCCGCAGCCGCCGCCCTGCCCGACGCCACGCTCGTCGTGTACGTGTCGCCGCTCAAGGCGCTCTCCAACGACATCCGGCTCAACCTGGAAGCGCCGCTCGCCGGCATCGCCGACGAACTCGCGCAGCGCGGCCTGCCGCCCGTGGAGATTCGCACCGCCGTGCGCACCGGCGACACCTCGCAGCAGGAACGCACCGCCGTGCGCAAGCGCGCGCCGCACATCCTCGTTACGACGCCCGAATCGCTCTACGTGCTGCTCGGCTCCGCCTCGGGGCGAGCGATGCTTTCCACGGTGCGCACGGTGATCGTCGACGAAATTCACGCGCTCGCCGGCAACAAGCGCGGCTGCCATCTCGCGTTGAGCCTGGAGCGCCTCGATGCGCTGTGCGGCCGGCCTCTTCCGCGTATCGGGCTGTCGGCCACGCAAAAGCCCATCACGACTGTGGCGCGTTTTCTGGTGGGCAGCGCCGCGGCAGCCGGGCACGTCGCCGAAGCAGGCAGCAAGACGGAGCGCGACGCAAGCCTCGACACCAGCCGCAATACGAGCCGCGATACGAGTCTCAATGCAAGCCTCAATACAAGCGTGAACGCGCCCGCCCCACGGCGCGCAGACCGCACGGCCCGCACTATCCGCCGCGGTGCAAAAGCCGACCCCAGCACCACCGCCGACCTCCCGCTCGACCCCGAAGGCCACCCCATCGACTGCGCCATCGTCGACGTGGGCCACGTGCGCGAACGCGATCTCGCCATCGAGATTCCGCCCGAGCCGCTCGAAGCCGTCATGGCCAACGACGTGTGGGAGCGCGTCTACGACCGCCTCGCCGAACTCGTCGCGCAGCACCGCACCACGCTCGTGTTCGTGAACACGCGCCGCATGGCCGAGCGCGTCGCGCGCCATCTCACCGACCGGCTCGGCAAGGAAGCCGTCGCCGCGCACCACGGCAGTCTCGCGAAAGAGCATCGCTTCGACGCCGAACAGCGGCTCAAGGCGGGCGCGTTGCGCGTGCTGGTGGCCACGGCGTCGCTGGAACTGGGCATCGATATCGGCGACGTGGATCTGGTGTGCCAGATCGGTTCGCCGCGCACCATCGCGGCGTTCCTGCAACGCGTGGGGCGCTCGGGCCACCAGGTGGGCGCGGTGCCCAAAGGCCGGCTCTTTCCCACGTCGCGCGACGATCTGATCGAATGCGCCGCGATTCTGGACTGCGTGCGCCGCAACGAACTGGACCGGCTCGTCATGCCGCATGCGCCGCTCGACGTGCTCGCGCAGCAGATCGTGGCCGAAGTCGCGGCCGCCGAGTGGAACGAGGACGCGCTGTTCGAACGCCTGCGCCACGCAGCGCCCTACGCGACGCTTACGCGCGAACAGTACGATGCGGTGCTGCGCATGCTCGCCGAGGGCTACACCGGGCGTCACGGCGTGCGCGGCGCGTGGCTGCATCGCGACGCCGTAAGCCGCACGCTGCGCGGGCGGCGCGGCAGCCGGCTCGTGGCCCTCACCTCAGGCGGCACGATTCCCGACAACGCCGACTACGCCGTGCTGCTCGAACCGCAGGGCGTCAACATCGGCACCGTGAACGAGGACTTCGCGGTGGAAAGCCTCGCGGGCGACGTGTTCCAGCTGGGCAACGCGTCGTACCGGATTCTGCGTGTGGAGGCGGGCCGCGTGCGCGTGGAAGACGCCCAGGGCCAGCCGCCCAACATCCCGTTCTGGCTGGGCGAGGCGCCGGGGCGCAGCGACGAACTCTCAGCCGCCGTCGCGCGGCTGCGCGAGGAAGTCGAGCACAGGCTCGCGGCGGCAGAGCCTCACGCTGAAGGTGATGAAAGCGATGAAGTCGACGAAGGTGCCGATGGTAGCGAGCGAGCCAATGACGCGCACGCCGACCACCGCGCCACTGCGCTCGCGCCCGCCATCGGCTGGCTCGTCTCCACGCTGGGCCTGAACGAAGGCGCCGCGCGTCAGATCGTCGAGTACCTGGCCCGCGCGCGGGCCGCGCTCACCGTGTTGCCCACGCAGCACACGCTCGTCATGGAGCGCTTCTTCGACGAATCGGGCGGCATGCAACTCGTCATTCACGCGCCGTTCGGCAGCCGCATCAATCGCGCGTGGGGCCTTGCGCTGCGCAAGCGCTTTTGCCGCAGCTTCAACTTCGAACTGCAGGCCGCCGCCACTGAAGACGCGATCATCCTCTCGCTCACGGGCAGCCACAGCTTCGTGCTGGACGAAGTGTGGCGCTATCTGCGTTCCACTTCGGCCGAACACATCCTGATTCAGGCGCTGCTTGACGCGCCGCTCTTCGGCGTGCGCTGGCGCTGGAACGCCACCACGTCGCTCGCGTTGCCGCGCCAGACGGGCGGGGGCAAGACGCCGACGCCCATCCAGCGCATGCGCAGCGAAGACCTGCTCGCGGCCGTGTTTCCGGACCAGGTGGCGTGCCTCGAAAACATCGTGGGCGAGCGCGAGTTGCCCGATCATCCGCTCGTGAACCAGACCGTGGACGACTGCCTGCACGACGCCATGGACACCGACGGCTGGCTGCGCCTTCTGCGCCGCATCGAGGCGGGCGAAGTGAAGCTCGTCGCGCGCGACCTGCCCGCGCCGTCGCCGCTCGCCGCCGAAATTCTCAGCGCGCGGCCCTACGCGTTCCTCGACGACGCGCCGCTCGAAGAACGCCGCACGCAGGCCGTGCTGAGCCGCCGCTGGACCGACCCCGAATCCGCCGACGACCTGGGCGCACTCGATGCCGACGCCATCCGGAGCGTGGCGGCCGAAGCCTGGCCGCTCGTGCGCAACGCCGACGAGATGCACGAGGCGCTGATGAGTCTTGCCTGCATCAACGAACGCGAGGCCGGGCAATGCGACGGCTGGTCCGCGTGCCTCGCTGCGCTCGCCGGGGCGGGCCGCGCCACGCGCATGAAAGTGGCGCTCGGCGACGCGCTCTGGGTGCCCGTGGAGCGCCTCACCTGCCTCGAAGCGCTCTACCCGCAGGCGCCGTGCGAGCCCGCGCTGCGGCCGCCCGCGGGCCACGATGCGCCGTGGCACGAAGAAGACGCGCTCGTCGAAGTGATCCGTGCGCGGCTCACGGGCTTCGGGCCGCAGCCGGTGCCCGTGATCGCGCGGTCGCTCGCGCTGCCGGCGTCGGCCGTCGCGCTCGCGCTGACGAAGCTCGAAGCCGAAGGCTACGTGATGCGCGGCCGCTTCACGCCCGGCGCGCTTGAAGACGAGTGGTGCGAGCGGCACCTGCTCGCGCGCATTCATCGCTACACCGTGCGGCGGCTGCGGCGCGAGATCGAGCCTGTGCAGCGCCACGACTTCATGCGCTTCTTGTTCGAATGGCAGCACGTGAGCCCTTCTACACGCGTGGAAGGCCGCGATGCGCTCGCCGCCGTGCTCGACCAGTTCGAAGGCTGGGAAGCCGCGGCGGGCGCGTGGGAAGAAGACATCCTGCCCGCGCGCGTGAAGGACTACTCGATCACCTGGCTCGACGAACTGTGCCGCGCGGGCAAGGTGGTGTGGGCGCGGCTCGGCGCACGGGCACGCACGGCGGCGGGCCCCGTGCGCGCCACGCCCGTCGTGCTGCTGCCGCGGCGGCATCTGCAACACTGGCAAACGCTGGTCGGCGAAGCGGACGGCGAACTCTCGGCACGCGCGCAACGCGTGCATGACCTGCTCGCGCAACACGGCGCGATGTTCTTCGACGAACTCGCGCAGCACGCGCATCTGCTGCCCGTGGAACTGGAAAACGCGCTGGGCGAACTCGTGGCCGCGGGGCTGGCGAACGCGGACGGCTTTGCCGGCCTGCGCGCGCTCATCAAGCCCGTGGCGAAACGCAACGCCTATTACGGCAGCCGACGGCCTCGCGGCGCAGGCGCGCTGATCGGCGGCATGGAGGACGCGGGCCGCTGGGCGCTGCTGCGGCGTCCGGCGGCATCTACGGCGGCCACTGCGGCCACAGCGCAGAGCGAAAGCACGGACAGCGCAACGCTTGCCCGCAAACCGCAGACCGAGCCCGAGGTGCTCGAACACGTCGCTATCACGCTGCTGCGCCGCTATGGCGTGGTGTTCTGGCAGCTGCTCGCACGCGAGGCGCCCTGGCTGCCGCCGTGGCGCGACCTGCTGCGCGTGCTGCATCGCATGGAGGCACGCGGCCACGTGCGCGGCGGACGGTTCATCGAAGGACTCTCCGGCGAACAGTTCGCGCTGCCCGAAGCCATTCCGCTGCTGCGCGAGGTGCGCCGCCATGCCGACGACGGCGTGCTCGTCTCCATTGCGGCCACGGACCCGCTGAACCTCGTGGGCACCGTGCTGGCCGGCGAGAAAGTGCCGGCGGTGGCGGGCAATCGCGTGCTGTTTCGCGACGGCGTGCCCGTGGCGACGCTCGTGGCCGGCAGCTTCGATTATCTCGGCGACTTCGACCCCACCACGAAGAACCAGATGCGCATGCGCCTCGCGCAGCGGTATTGA
- a CDS encoding aldo/keto reductase, translated as MRYNQLGRTGVFVSELCLGTMTFGGEGSMWQQIGEVQQGDAERLIGRALEAGINFIDTADVYSQGRSEQITGQALKNLKVPRDKVVVATKVYGQVGEWPNSRGASRYHILDGVKASLKRLQLDHIDLYQIHGFDPATPIEETVRALDTLVEHGHVRYVGVSNWAAWQIAKALGIAERLGLARFETLQAYYTLAGRDLEREIVPMLQSEGVGLMVWSPLAGGLLSGKYGRDQQGEAGSRRTTFDFPPVNRERAWDCVDAMRGIAQSKGVSVAQIALAWLLHQRVVTTVIVGAKRLEQLDDNIAATQVELTADELAKLDEVSRLPAEYPGWMLARQGDPRREQIAQSRHPRGAAGQ; from the coding sequence ATGCGTTACAACCAGCTGGGCCGCACAGGCGTGTTCGTTTCCGAGCTGTGTCTCGGCACGATGACGTTCGGCGGCGAAGGCAGCATGTGGCAGCAGATCGGCGAAGTGCAGCAAGGCGATGCTGAGCGGCTCATCGGCCGCGCGCTGGAAGCGGGCATCAATTTCATCGATACCGCCGACGTCTATTCGCAGGGCCGCTCCGAGCAGATCACGGGGCAGGCGCTGAAAAACCTCAAGGTGCCGCGCGACAAGGTGGTGGTCGCGACCAAGGTGTATGGCCAGGTCGGCGAGTGGCCGAATTCGCGCGGCGCGTCGCGCTACCACATCCTCGACGGCGTGAAGGCCAGCCTGAAGCGCCTGCAGCTCGATCACATCGACCTCTACCAGATTCACGGCTTCGATCCCGCCACGCCCATCGAAGAAACGGTGCGCGCGCTCGATACGCTCGTCGAGCACGGCCACGTGCGCTATGTCGGCGTGTCGAACTGGGCCGCGTGGCAGATCGCGAAGGCGCTGGGCATTGCGGAGCGCCTCGGCCTTGCGCGCTTCGAAACGCTGCAGGCGTACTACACGCTCGCGGGACGCGACCTCGAACGCGAGATCGTGCCGATGCTGCAAAGCGAAGGCGTGGGGCTCATGGTGTGGAGTCCGCTCGCCGGTGGTCTGCTCTCGGGCAAGTACGGGCGCGATCAGCAGGGCGAAGCCGGCAGCCGCCGCACGACGTTCGACTTTCCGCCCGTCAACCGTGAGCGCGCATGGGACTGCGTGGACGCGATGCGCGGCATCGCGCAGAGCAAGGGCGTGTCCGTCGCGCAGATCGCGCTTGCGTGGCTGCTGCACCAGCGCGTCGTGACCACGGTGATCGTGGGCGCGAAGCGGCTCGAACAGCTCGACGACAACATCGCGGCCACCCAGGTCGAACTCACCGCCGACGAACTCGCGAAGCTCGACGAAGTGAGCCGCCTGCCCGCCGAGTACCCGGGCTGGATGCTCGCGCGGCAGGGCGACCCGCGCCGCGAGCAGATCGCGCAGTCGCGGCATCCGCGGGGCGCCGCGGGGCAGTGA
- a CDS encoding superoxide dismutase, with protein sequence MNEQTLAARRAFLTKTAASGAGLALAGIGGAAGLVGTVNTAAAQTPGGAAPAGSRTAVSGASPQTLPPLPYAENALEPVISAQTVSFHYGKHHRGYFDNLAKLTPNTPFAGQSLEALIVATYGVPEHEAVFNNAAQAWNHNFYWQSLSPSPTRPSEALNAAIVRDFGSVDQLTSKLAAVSASQFGSGWGWLVAQHGKLAVIKTGNADTPLAHGLVPLLTVDVWEHAYYLQYQNRRPEYLEHVTAKLINWDFASTNFARMSA encoded by the coding sequence ATGAACGAACAGACGCTCGCGGCACGCCGCGCCTTCCTCACGAAAACCGCCGCCAGCGGGGCCGGGCTTGCGCTCGCCGGCATCGGCGGCGCGGCGGGGCTCGTGGGTACGGTGAATACGGCCGCCGCGCAGACGCCGGGCGGCGCCGCACCTGCGGGCAGCCGCACGGCAGTATCGGGCGCATCGCCGCAAACGCTGCCGCCGCTGCCTTACGCCGAAAACGCGCTGGAGCCCGTGATCTCGGCGCAAACCGTCTCGTTTCACTACGGCAAGCACCATCGCGGCTACTTCGACAACCTCGCGAAGCTCACGCCGAATACGCCGTTCGCGGGGCAGTCGCTCGAAGCGCTGATCGTCGCGACCTATGGCGTGCCCGAGCACGAGGCCGTGTTCAACAACGCGGCACAGGCGTGGAATCACAACTTCTACTGGCAGTCGCTGAGCCCGTCGCCCACGCGCCCTTCGGAAGCGCTGAACGCGGCCATCGTGCGCGACTTCGGGTCGGTGGACCAGCTGACCTCGAAGCTCGCCGCCGTGAGCGCGTCGCAGTTCGGCAGCGGCTGGGGCTGGCTCGTGGCGCAGCACGGCAAGCTCGCGGTCATCAAGACCGGCAACGCGGATACGCCGCTCGCACACGGACTCGTGCCGCTGCTCACGGTCGATGTCTGGGAACACGCGTACTACCTGCAATACCAGAACCGCCGGCCCGAGTATCTCGAGCACGTCACGGCGAAGCTCATCAATTGGGATTTCGCGAGCACGAACTTCGCGCGCATGAGCGCGTGA
- a CDS encoding type 1 glutamine amidotransferase domain-containing protein, whose translation MSDTLQGCKVAVLAVDGFEQAELVEPQRALAGAGATVHVISAKPGKIQGFKHVDKGDSVAVDKTFDNAKPDEYDAVVLPGGVVNGDAIRLIPQAQAFVKAVDAAKKPVAVICHGGWLPVSAGIVKGHTMTSWPSLQDDLRNAGATWVDKEVVEDGNFITSRKPDDLPAFNKALIARLSQQHQRA comes from the coding sequence ATGTCCGACACACTTCAAGGCTGCAAGGTGGCCGTGCTGGCCGTGGATGGTTTCGAGCAGGCCGAACTCGTGGAGCCGCAGCGCGCGCTGGCGGGCGCAGGCGCAACGGTTCACGTGATTTCCGCGAAGCCCGGCAAGATCCAGGGGTTCAAGCACGTCGACAAGGGCGATAGCGTCGCCGTCGACAAGACCTTCGACAACGCGAAGCCCGACGAGTACGACGCCGTGGTGCTGCCCGGCGGCGTGGTGAACGGCGATGCGATCCGGCTCATCCCGCAGGCGCAGGCCTTCGTGAAAGCGGTGGACGCCGCGAAGAAGCCCGTGGCGGTGATCTGCCACGGCGGATGGCTGCCCGTGTCCGCGGGCATCGTGAAAGGCCACACCATGACGAGCTGGCCGTCGCTGCAGGACGACCTTCGCAACGCAGGTGCCACGTGGGTGGACAAGGAAGTGGTGGAAGACGGCAACTTCATCACGAGCCGCAAGCCCGACGATCTGCCCGCGTTCAACAAGGCGCTGATCGCGCGGCTTTCGCAGCAGCATCAGCGTGCATGA
- a CDS encoding DUF1488 domain-containing protein: MPEMNIRFPDEAPVFDGSALALRFVAEVDGEPVVCSVTAEALEDHFGARSALEAELVGAFQRGRESIHRVCRDALEQTGGEGAALHSGLFRMDRH, encoded by the coding sequence ATGCCCGAGATGAACATCCGCTTTCCCGATGAAGCACCGGTCTTCGACGGCTCTGCTCTCGCGCTGCGGTTCGTGGCCGAAGTGGACGGCGAGCCGGTGGTCTGTTCGGTGACGGCCGAGGCGCTGGAAGACCACTTCGGCGCGCGCTCGGCCCTCGAAGCCGAACTGGTGGGCGCGTTCCAGCGCGGCCGTGAATCGATTCACCGCGTGTGCCGCGACGCGCTCGAACAGACGGGCGGCGAGGGCGCGGCGCTGCACAGCGGACTCTTTCGCATGGACAGGCACTGA
- a CDS encoding HPP family protein, with product MSLIVAGRFTTFPAAEAAAQRLFDHGFIEEDVSLFYVNPGGQHARFPVGGDEYADPQAEQSSKGAGKGVVIGSVIGAVVGVAIFSVFSAPVIIWIAAAGVGAYVGSLAGAMSHTRGGGKRRETVHGRSHPSGVLLAVHVTAENQQEAARLLREGGAEEIERANGRWQQRRWVDFDPTREPQTM from the coding sequence ATGTCGCTGATCGTCGCCGGCCGCTTCACCACCTTTCCCGCCGCCGAGGCTGCTGCCCAGCGGCTTTTCGATCACGGCTTCATCGAAGAAGACGTGTCGCTCTTTTACGTGAACCCGGGCGGGCAGCATGCGCGCTTTCCCGTGGGCGGCGACGAATACGCCGACCCGCAGGCCGAGCAGAGCTCGAAGGGCGCGGGCAAGGGCGTCGTCATCGGGTCGGTGATCGGGGCTGTGGTGGGCGTGGCCATCTTCAGCGTGTTTTCCGCGCCCGTGATCATCTGGATTGCCGCCGCGGGCGTGGGCGCCTATGTGGGCTCGCTCGCGGGCGCCATGTCGCATACGCGCGGCGGCGGCAAACGGCGCGAGACCGTGCACGGCCGCTCGCATCCGTCGGGCGTGCTGCTCGCCGTGCACGTCACCGCGGAGAACCAGCAGGAAGCCGCGCGCCTCTTGCGCGAGGGCGGCGCCGAAGAGATCGAACGCGCAAACGGGCGCTGGCAGCAACGTCGCTGGGTGGACTTCGATCCCACGCGAGAGCCGCAAACCATGTAG
- a CDS encoding ferritin-like domain-containing protein — MADVIAVLNDLVETSTDGDRGFRKAAEDAQSEELKALFIERADLCARGARELQDAIQGMGGKPGTGGSLAGSLHRGWVDVRLSITGRTDRGILAECEKAEDVAKARYEAALAADLPDDVRPIVERHYDVLIRMHERIRALRDAASR; from the coding sequence ATGGCTGACGTCATCGCAGTGCTCAACGATCTCGTCGAAACGTCGACGGACGGCGACCGCGGCTTTCGCAAGGCCGCCGAAGACGCGCAGAGCGAGGAACTCAAGGCGCTGTTCATCGAGCGCGCCGACCTCTGCGCACGCGGCGCGCGCGAATTGCAGGACGCCATTCAAGGCATGGGCGGCAAGCCGGGCACGGGCGGGTCGCTCGCGGGCAGCCTGCATCGCGGCTGGGTCGACGTGCGGCTCTCCATTACCGGCCGCACCGATCGCGGCATTCTGGCCGAATGCGAGAAGGCCGAGGACGTGGCGAAAGCACGCTACGAGGCCGCGCTCGCGGCCGATTTACCCGACGACGTGCGGCCCATCGTCGAGCGTCACTACGACGTGTTGATCCGCATGCACGAGCGCATCCGCGCGCTGCGCGATGCGGCGTCGAGATAG